The Tenebrio molitor chromosome 2, icTenMoli1.1, whole genome shotgun sequence DNA segment agggaaaatttccgatataatttacctagggaaaagttttttcaggcgattctcttccgaatatacctcgggacagatatatatcgccagaaattttttcttgcagtccaacactcgtgtgtgtcgctcaaaattaccctcgggctagcgccctcgtgtaattttcttgctacaaacactcgtgtgtcaggactgctcgaaaaaatttccggcaatatatctggcccttggtatattatatatgagaactgttgagtttacttacgtaatacaaaataattattactctcgtgtcaaaaatggattactccctaggatttagggatattcgttactaggttgccataaatttggttaggttggaggctatgtggtttctggtgacaaacaaaagatatcccaaaatgtaagacagcaaattaattgtaacagttgcaaatgactaatttctcgctaagtgatagatgatttttcgtttcacaatcaattttggttactggcggcatatttatttggatttaatctctcaattcaatgtaaccaaccttaggcattcaaaataacttttgaaaattctagttacacacaacatgaaaaacgttatttccctaaaagttcgaattctagggagtaatccatttttgacacgagatgTACAAAATgtggtagctaccatatcacaccttttgagtgaaataataaaatgagaacaaaaaaacacgatgaattacgaccaaaacgtctgtcaacagttttctttcataaccccacttttttctgacatttgcAGTTTGCAGAcgcactaaaaacaaaagttggcgacgttgtcggttgtattttcgaagtagaatgcagtgttggtggatttttgattttgaaacagattatatttAAATTGACGTTGAAAGTAGGCACAAAAGTAAAAACTACAAAGTGAAAAACTGAATTTTTTGTCTTTCCTTTCGTTCGGTTGGCAACATTGCGACGAAACGTCAAGGAAGGAAACGTCAATTCGTCAATCCATATGTCAATATCGTCAATGTCAACACAGTAgagtacttttttatttataattaacgCGCGGAAAAAATCGACCGTAGTATTTAGTGAATATTTGATAGTATGACGGAGAATGCGACACCTTCTCTGAGCCAATACTTCGGCTCCAGCGACGCCACTGACGAAACATCCAAGACAATAGACCTGTCCGAAGAACTAAGCGAAGCTTCCATTAAGATAAATGACCTAAAACTAGATGACAATCTCACAAGTGCTAACAAAAACGAACCCGAAGTATGTAGAATATTCGCCGAAACACCGCCGCAGCCCAAAGATCAGACGACTTCGTTTTTCGACTTGATCGGAAACAATCACAACGTGGCCTCCAACGGCTTGATTTCCGATCTCGAAATTACACCAAACAACGACGTAAGTACATATGGCTTGGTTAGGGAGAGTGATTGATGGGTTTTGTAGGATGGGTATTGCCCCAGAGTGGCGCTGGGGTCAGAGGCTGACAGGAGGCGGGACGCGTGGATACCCAGCGAGAAGACGCGGCAGTGTTTGATAGCGTGTTCGACGGCGGCACCCGGAACTTATTTTCCAGAGAGAGAACTCCTCACGATGCCTGGGGTCCTTTTAGAAGAAGACTTGGTAAGAAGACAAATAATACCATTGTATCAACtttgtattacaaaaaaaattgtttcaaggGAGACAACATTGCAGAAGCTGTTACGCTATGCTTAGGGGAGGCGGAGGCAGCCCAGAGGAGTGTTTTAACAGAAAGCGATGTAACACAAGACGAGCGAGGGTTGAGAGAACTAGTCCAAGCCGGTTCTTACaggtaatacattttttgagcCATACAAACATAGACtactaaaaattgtaaatgatAGATCGGCCATTAATTTAACTGCGAGACTCCTAACCATATATGGGCAAGGTCGGGGTCGCGCCGGTCATCCTAGCAAACATTCACCCCATTCATTGCAATTGTGGTTCACGAGAATCGCCCTTTTAGTCAAAACGAAAGCCTTCGGAGTTGCTCAATCAGAGGCTGCGCCGTTCGGACAGCTCGATAAACCGGACGTTTTTTATCAAGTGAGGACCCCGTATCAATTTTCTTGTACGATCTACCAACTGAaacattttagttttatccTGAAATGTATGGGGGACGTCCCGGTTCCATCGCTTCGTTCTCGTTTCGGCTGTTATTAAGCGAACTGCCGATGCATTGTGGCAAACCCAAAGATTCTTTAACTAAATTATACCATATAAAGTCCACAATCAAGCAGGTACAACTTAGAGACAACAAagatataacattttttaaatgtcttttCTTCAGATGTTAGATAATTTGAAACAAGGCCTGTGTGAAGACGGCAGTCCGATGGAGATCAGCGAATCAGACCGTGCCGATTCCATCCGACTCTGGGTCGGTCGAGAGACCCGAGTTTTACATTCTATAGTGAATTGCGCTCTCGCCTTGAAGGACTACGAGTTGGCGATGGTCATTATGGAAGAGCTTTGTCACAGGtatgtttggaaaaaaatacaaaataacacCCACCTCGTTTGCGTATATGCAGGAATGGTACGACACGCCACATGTTGTATTCGGCTTTGGGTAGACTGCGTTTGCAAGTGGGCGATGTGGCAGGGGCCGAGACCTGTTTCGACGAGGCGAGAGCACTCAGAGGGAACGTCATGGACATGAGGGAGTACGTCGACCGTGGACTCCTCGCCGTGGCTCAAAATTCCTTCGACGAGGCGTATATTTTCTTCCAACAGGCCAGTCTTTTAGAGCCCACTAACGTAATGGTAAAAATTCAACATCATCTCTTCTATAATTTTATGCCAACCAACATGATCTcaatttttgcatttaaaaatatcgaTTTCTTTTAACCACTTTTGATGATTTTAGTTTTGTCTTTCTAAAACAAATTTAGCCTCATCATATTTTGCACAACTTCTTattcattttacattttttgactgGCAACAAGTAACTTGAGTTCAACAGGATCGTATTAAACCCAAATAAGGTATCCAATTATCCATGTTCCATTGAATATAACCACATATTTTTGAGTGCTTGACAATGCacgaattttaataaatttcagtTGATCTCCGCTGTATTGTACTGCTAACAACCATGTTGATTATATACTATTGTGTATATTTAGCCAACATCTTCAAATGACAAAGTTTAGTTAGGTTACG contains these protein-coding regions:
- the LOC138123914 gene encoding trafficking protein particle complex subunit 12 translates to MTENATPSLSQYFGSSDATDETSKTIDLSEELSEASIKINDLKLDDNLTSANKNEPEVCRIFAETPPQPKDQTTSFFDLIGNNHNVASNGLISDLEITPNNDDGYCPRVALGSEADRRRDAWIPSEKTRQCLIACSTAAPGTYFPERELLTMPGVLLEEDLGDNIAEAVTLCLGEAEAAQRSVLTESDVTQDERGLRELVQAGSYRSAINLTARLLTIYGQGRGRAGHPSKHSPHSLQLWFTRIALLVKTKAFGVAQSEAAPFGQLDKPDVFYQFYPEMYGGRPGSIASFSFRLLLSELPMHCGKPKDSLTKLYHIKSTIKQMLDNLKQGLCEDGSPMEISESDRADSIRLWVGRETRVLHSIVNCALALKDYELAMVIMEELCHRNGTTRHMLYSALGRLRLQVGDVAGAETCFDEARALRGNVMDMREYVDRGLLAVAQNSFDEAYIFFQQASLLEPTNVMILNNMGVCLLYGGHLKEAIKVLESAIESNPVHALHESLLLNLCTLYDMESSKGRMKKFALLRQISRYQADAPTTILEKLYG